Proteins from one Labrenzia sp. CE80 genomic window:
- a CDS encoding sarcosine oxidase subunit beta family protein, giving the protein MNFSGFRVIREALTGHKGWSALWRDPEPKADYDFIIVGGGGHGLATAYYLASEFGANRIAVLEKGWLGSGNIGRNTTIIRSNYLLPGNQPFYEFSMQLWEGLEQEFNFNAMVSQRSIINLFHSDAQRDAARRRGNAMHLSGAGGSLLSQQDVRQLAPFLNFDNARFPIKGGLIQDRAGTARHDGVAWGYARGADQRGIDLIQNCEVTGFRIENGCIQGVETSRGFIGAKKVGVAVAGSTSRVMSKAGMRLPIESHVLQAFVSEGLKPTIPGVITFGAGHFYISQSDKGGLVFGGDIDGYNSYAQRGNLPMVEDVIESGMALMPMIGRARLLRSWGGIMDMSMDGSPIIDKTSVDGLYLNAGWCYGGFKATPASGFAFAHLLATDQPHQTATAYRLDRFERGLVIDEKGVGAQPNLH; this is encoded by the coding sequence ATGAACTTCTCCGGATTCCGGGTGATCAGGGAAGCCCTGACCGGTCACAAGGGATGGAGCGCGCTATGGCGCGATCCAGAGCCCAAAGCAGACTATGACTTCATCATTGTCGGTGGTGGGGGCCACGGCCTCGCGACAGCCTATTATCTCGCTTCCGAATTTGGTGCCAACCGGATTGCAGTCCTGGAAAAGGGCTGGCTAGGTTCAGGAAACATCGGCCGTAACACGACGATAATCCGATCCAACTACCTGCTACCGGGCAATCAACCCTTCTACGAGTTTTCCATGCAACTGTGGGAAGGTCTGGAGCAGGAATTCAATTTCAACGCGATGGTGTCGCAACGTTCGATCATCAACTTGTTCCACAGTGATGCTCAGCGCGACGCCGCACGCCGCCGTGGCAATGCCATGCACCTGAGCGGTGCCGGCGGCAGTCTGCTGTCGCAACAGGACGTGCGCCAGCTTGCACCCTTCCTCAACTTCGACAACGCGCGCTTCCCGATCAAGGGGGGCCTCATTCAAGACCGCGCCGGCACCGCCCGTCACGATGGCGTTGCCTGGGGCTATGCTCGTGGCGCTGACCAGCGCGGCATCGACCTTATTCAAAACTGCGAAGTAACCGGCTTCCGGATTGAAAACGGCTGTATCCAGGGTGTCGAGACCAGCCGTGGCTTTATCGGTGCCAAGAAGGTCGGTGTTGCGGTTGCAGGCTCCACCAGCCGCGTGATGAGCAAGGCTGGCATGCGCCTACCCATCGAAAGCCACGTCTTGCAGGCATTTGTTTCCGAAGGCCTCAAGCCAACGATCCCCGGCGTGATCACTTTCGGCGCGGGGCACTTCTATATCAGCCAATCGGACAAGGGCGGTCTCGTGTTCGGCGGCGATATAGACGGTTACAATTCCTATGCCCAGCGCGGAAACCTGCCGATGGTGGAAGATGTCATCGAAAGTGGTATGGCGCTGATGCCCATGATCGGACGGGCTCGTTTGCTGCGCAGCTGGGGCGGGATCATGGACATGTCCATGGACGGTTCGCCGATCATCGACAAAACATCTGTCGACGGCCTCTATCTCAATGCCGGCTGGTGCTATGGCGGCTTCAAGGCAACGCCCGCATCCGGCTTCGCCTTCGCCCACCTGCTTGCGACCGATCAACCGCATCAGACGGCAACCGCCTATCGTCTTGACCGGTTTGAGCGCGGGCTAGTGATCGATGAAAAGGGCGTCGGCGCCCAGCCCAATCTGCATTGA
- a CDS encoding carnitine 3-dehydrogenase, protein MTQKAAIIGGGVIGGGWAARFLLNGWDVAVFDTDPDAQRKIGEVIANAHRSLPALYDKTLPGEGTLSFHDELEAAIADADWIQESIPERLELKHQVLGSLSELAPEKAIIGSSTSGFKPSDLNKKGARAIVAHPFNPVYLLPLVELVGDPVATQPAADILRNIGMFPLVLRKEIDAHIADRLLEAVWRESLWLVKDGVATTEEIDEAIRMAFGIRWAQMGLFETYRIAGGEAGMKHFMAQFGPALKWPWTKLKDVPEFTDELVDLIAGQSDAQSGHLSIRELERLRDDNLVSMMRALKKTGTGAGGVIAKHEAALENPSAPDLPVTAKRQIPQSWTDYNGHMNEAHYLEAAAAATDRFMEMIGADADYIASGKSYFTTENHIRYLDEMLAGEQLTITTQVLKGEGKKLHLFHMLHGDKGTVTATAETFLLHVDLNTRSSCMPTDEILEKLTAFAEKHAGLPMPEGVGRYVGQRS, encoded by the coding sequence ATGACACAAAAAGCAGCGATCATCGGTGGCGGTGTCATTGGCGGCGGATGGGCCGCACGCTTTCTCCTGAACGGCTGGGATGTGGCGGTCTTCGATACGGATCCGGACGCGCAGCGCAAGATTGGCGAAGTCATTGCCAACGCCCATCGCAGCTTGCCCGCGCTCTACGACAAAACCTTGCCAGGCGAAGGGACGCTCAGCTTTCACGATGAGCTAGAGGCCGCCATCGCAGACGCCGACTGGATACAGGAGAGCATTCCAGAAAGGCTGGAGCTGAAACACCAGGTGCTTGGCAGCCTTTCCGAGTTGGCCCCGGAAAAGGCGATTATCGGGTCCTCGACGTCCGGCTTCAAACCTTCCGATCTAAACAAAAAGGGCGCTCGCGCGATCGTCGCCCACCCCTTCAATCCGGTCTACCTACTGCCGCTGGTCGAATTGGTCGGGGATCCGGTCGCGACGCAGCCGGCTGCGGATATTCTGCGCAACATCGGCATGTTTCCTCTGGTTCTACGCAAGGAGATCGATGCGCATATTGCGGACCGCCTGCTGGAGGCTGTCTGGCGGGAAAGCCTCTGGCTGGTGAAGGACGGCGTCGCAACGACAGAAGAAATCGACGAGGCCATCCGCATGGCCTTTGGCATTCGCTGGGCACAAATGGGCTTGTTCGAGACCTATCGCATCGCCGGCGGGGAAGCCGGGATGAAGCACTTCATGGCCCAGTTCGGCCCGGCGTTGAAATGGCCCTGGACCAAATTGAAGGATGTTCCAGAGTTCACAGACGAGCTCGTCGACCTCATCGCCGGACAGTCCGATGCTCAATCCGGACACCTGTCCATTCGCGAACTGGAGCGTCTGCGCGACGACAATCTGGTCAGCATGATGCGAGCGCTGAAAAAGACCGGGACCGGCGCTGGCGGTGTGATTGCCAAACACGAGGCCGCGCTTGAAAATCCGTCTGCACCAGATTTGCCCGTCACCGCAAAGCGGCAGATCCCGCAAAGCTGGACGGACTACAATGGGCACATGAATGAAGCTCATTACCTGGAAGCAGCCGCCGCGGCAACGGATCGCTTCATGGAGATGATCGGTGCGGACGCGGACTATATCGCATCCGGCAAGAGCTATTTCACGACCGAGAACCACATCCGGTATCTGGATGAGATGCTGGCCGGAGAACAGCTGACCATCACCACGCAGGTACTGAAGGGTGAAGGCAAAAAGCTACACCTTTTTCATATGCTCCATGGTGACAAGGGAACCGTCACGGCCACCGCTGAGACATTCCTGCTGCACGTGGATCTGAACACGCGGTCCAGCTGCATGCCGACAGATGAGATTCTTGAAAAACTGACCGCCTTTGCCGAGAAACACGCCGGTTTGCCAATGCCGGAAGGCGTCGGGCGCTATGTGGGGCAACGGTCCTAG
- a CDS encoding sarcosine oxidase subunit delta, protein MLIPHPLLGPRDAMEFTYHGDAKLLMRPAPESPTAEAEFWDYVFLRDNPAGVHRELWFHEYGDRSWLVVTRNTITHEILSAELACDVARRSR, encoded by the coding sequence ATGCTGATCCCCCATCCCCTACTCGGCCCACGTGACGCGATGGAATTCACCTATCACGGCGACGCAAAGCTCCTGATGCGTCCCGCACCCGAAAGCCCGACCGCCGAGGCGGAATTCTGGGATTATGTCTTCTTGCGCGACAACCCAGCCGGGGTTCACCGGGAACTCTGGTTCCACGAATATGGCGACCGTTCCTGGCTCGTCGTGACACGCAACACGATCACCCACGAGATCCTTTCGGCAGAACTGGCCTGCGATGTGGCAAGGAGAAGCAGATGA
- a CDS encoding SDR family oxidoreductase, translating into MSKRIVVTGGAAGIGRAIAERFLQDENRVAICDADPAAVAAFQALYPQAIAKVADVTCEAEMETFFNCIETAWHGVDVVCANAGTGGPAGGIETLQYDDWQRCIATNVHGSFLTCRWAAKLMKEQGSGAIILTSSTAGIMGYPLRSPYAAAKWAVVGMTKTLAMELGPHGIRVNAVCPGAVEGPRMDRIVANEAAARCVTEGEIRSSYVTGVSMRTWVTAQDVANTVHFLASQAGNKISGQVLSIDGNTETLAP; encoded by the coding sequence ATGAGCAAGCGCATCGTTGTCACGGGAGGCGCGGCTGGAATTGGTCGCGCGATCGCAGAACGCTTTTTACAAGACGAGAACAGGGTTGCGATTTGTGACGCTGATCCCGCCGCTGTTGCCGCGTTTCAGGCGCTGTATCCTCAAGCCATCGCCAAGGTCGCTGATGTGACCTGCGAAGCCGAGATGGAAACGTTCTTCAACTGCATCGAAACCGCCTGGCATGGCGTTGATGTTGTCTGCGCCAATGCGGGAACAGGCGGCCCAGCGGGCGGTATCGAAACCCTGCAATATGACGACTGGCAGCGCTGTATCGCAACCAATGTGCATGGTTCTTTCCTGACCTGCCGCTGGGCTGCAAAGCTCATGAAAGAGCAAGGATCAGGGGCAATCATCTTGACGTCCTCGACAGCCGGTATCATGGGATACCCATTGCGATCTCCCTATGCGGCTGCGAAATGGGCTGTCGTCGGGATGACCAAGACGCTTGCTATGGAGCTGGGACCTCATGGTATTCGTGTGAATGCGGTCTGTCCCGGCGCTGTTGAAGGCCCGCGCATGGATCGGATCGTTGCCAATGAAGCCGCAGCCCGCTGTGTAACAGAGGGGGAGATCCGCTCGTCCTATGTAACCGGCGTATCCATGAGGACCTGGGTGACGGCTCAGGACGTGGCAAACACGGTTCACTTTCTGGCTTCGCAAGCAGGCAACAAAATTTCAGGGCAGGTTCTGTCCATTGATGGCAATACGGAGACTTTGGCACCATGA
- a CDS encoding carnitinyl-CoA dehydratase, whose protein sequence is MTDSPIKTKREGFILEVTLDRPKANAIDLATSQIMGDVFTEFRDDPDLRVAIVTGAGEKFFCPGWDLKAAAGGDAVDGDYGKGGFGGLQELRGLNKPVIAAVNGICCGGGLELALSADIILAADHATFALPEIRSGTVADAASIKLPKRIPHHIAMEMLFTGRWLEVEEAARWGMVNHIYPASDLMAEAWKLAELLASGPPLVYAAIKEIVREAEDMKFQDAMNRITKSQFATVETLYRSEDEKEGARAFAEKRDPVWKGR, encoded by the coding sequence ATGACCGATAGTCCTATCAAGACCAAGCGGGAAGGTTTCATTCTCGAAGTGACGCTGGATCGTCCAAAGGCGAATGCAATCGATCTGGCGACCAGTCAGATCATGGGCGACGTCTTTACCGAATTTCGCGACGATCCGGATCTGCGCGTGGCGATTGTGACCGGTGCTGGCGAAAAATTCTTCTGTCCCGGCTGGGACCTCAAAGCCGCAGCTGGAGGAGATGCGGTTGACGGCGACTATGGCAAGGGCGGTTTTGGCGGGCTGCAGGAACTTCGCGGTCTGAACAAGCCTGTGATCGCGGCGGTCAATGGCATCTGCTGCGGCGGGGGCCTCGAGCTCGCCCTGTCTGCCGATATCATTCTGGCCGCCGACCATGCCACATTTGCTCTCCCGGAGATCCGGTCTGGAACCGTCGCCGACGCTGCCAGCATCAAATTACCGAAGCGCATTCCCCATCACATCGCGATGGAAATGCTGTTCACCGGCCGCTGGCTGGAGGTCGAAGAGGCTGCGCGCTGGGGAATGGTCAATCATATCTATCCGGCCTCCGACCTAATGGCAGAAGCCTGGAAGCTCGCCGAGTTGCTGGCGTCCGGCCCTCCGCTCGTCTACGCGGCCATCAAGGAGATCGTGCGCGAGGCAGAAGACATGAAATTCCAGGATGCCATGAACCGCATCACGAAGAGCCAGTTTGCGACCGTGGAAACGCTCTACCGGTCCGAGGACGAAAAGGAAGGCGCCCGCGCCTTTGCCGAAAAGCGCGATCCGGTCTGGAAGGGCCGCTGA
- a CDS encoding GlxA family transcriptional regulator, with the protein MLRVGFLLIDGFAMMSTAAAMEPLRAANLFAERTLYEIVPLSIGGTQAASSLPATFSTRSIAEEPGPFDIVFVVAGGDPLEVWNPELFAWLRKLDDEGTALGGISGGAVILAAAGLMENRRFTVHWHYMEDLGARPGQHLLERRLFVIDRDRYTCAGGTAPLDMMYAIISSKHGARFAQRISDWFIQTEIRVADAPQQASLLSRYGPMPALVADALELMETHIADPLELSQIAALIGISPRQLQRRFQSALGSSVMQHYRTIRLETARTLLSQSGLSVGEIALMTGFATQAAFADVYRRHFDETPGSTRRAEPSKI; encoded by the coding sequence ATGCTCAGAGTTGGTTTTCTGTTGATTGACGGTTTTGCGATGATGAGCACGGCGGCAGCGATGGAGCCCTTGCGCGCGGCCAATCTGTTTGCCGAGCGCACACTTTATGAGATTGTCCCGCTCTCGATCGGCGGAACGCAGGCTGCAAGCTCTCTGCCTGCAACCTTTTCGACGCGCAGCATCGCCGAGGAGCCCGGTCCGTTCGACATTGTGTTCGTTGTCGCCGGAGGGGACCCGCTAGAGGTCTGGAATCCCGAGCTATTTGCCTGGCTGCGCAAGCTCGATGACGAGGGAACTGCACTTGGGGGCATTTCCGGCGGAGCGGTCATTCTGGCGGCGGCCGGCCTTATGGAAAACCGACGGTTCACGGTTCACTGGCACTACATGGAGGATCTGGGTGCTCGACCGGGGCAGCATCTGCTGGAACGTAGATTGTTTGTGATCGACCGGGACCGATATACGTGCGCAGGCGGCACCGCGCCGCTGGACATGATGTATGCGATCATTTCATCTAAGCATGGTGCCCGTTTCGCCCAGCGTATCAGCGACTGGTTTATACAGACCGAAATTCGGGTGGCTGATGCACCGCAGCAGGCCAGTCTCTTGTCTCGCTATGGCCCCATGCCTGCCCTTGTCGCGGATGCATTGGAGCTGATGGAAACCCATATCGCAGATCCATTGGAACTGTCCCAGATCGCAGCCCTGATCGGGATTTCGCCCCGTCAGTTGCAACGGCGGTTCCAGAGCGCGCTGGGAAGCTCGGTCATGCAGCATTATCGAACCATCCGGCTGGAAACAGCGCGAACACTCTTGTCGCAGTCGGGCCTTAGCGTCGGCGAGATTGCACTTATGACAGGCTTCGCGACCCAGGCTGCCTTTGCCGACGTCTACAGGCGGCATTTCGATGAAACGCCGGGCAGCACGCGCAGAGCGGAACCGAGTAAAATTTGA
- a CDS encoding sarcosine oxidase subunit gamma, translating into MTDLTPVTALGGTTARVERFGSITISENDDLAFASLAVPRGTEVPTPFGLTLPDAGGLTQADNYGAFWTGPSQWMITGEGRGNLDFAAEVKAACPGCAVTAQTDGWTAFEIEASDGVQSVEALMTRLVNLDQQILRPGHATRTQLHHMSVFLIRRQQGHLAIIGMRTLADTLWKVLTQTLRRLDR; encoded by the coding sequence GTGACTGACCTGACACCCGTGACTGCTTTAGGCGGAACGACCGCTCGCGTAGAGCGATTTGGCTCAATTACGATTTCGGAAAACGACGATCTTGCATTTGCATCCCTGGCCGTGCCCAGAGGAACTGAAGTTCCAACGCCCTTTGGGCTCACTTTACCAGACGCCGGTGGCCTCACACAGGCCGACAACTACGGCGCGTTCTGGACTGGTCCAAGCCAATGGATGATTACCGGCGAGGGTCGGGGCAATTTGGATTTTGCCGCCGAGGTGAAGGCCGCTTGCCCGGGTTGCGCTGTGACCGCGCAGACAGACGGGTGGACGGCCTTTGAGATCGAGGCTTCCGATGGCGTCCAATCTGTGGAGGCGCTTATGACACGCCTGGTCAATCTCGACCAGCAAATCCTCAGACCCGGGCACGCGACCCGCACGCAGCTTCACCACATGAGCGTATTCTTGATCCGCCGTCAGCAAGGGCATCTTGCGATCATTGGGATGCGGACACTGGCCGACACACTGTGGAAGGTCCTGACACAGACTTTGAGGCGTTTGGATCGCTAG
- a CDS encoding 3-keto-5-aminohexanoate cleavage protein, producing MPLQMNREVFITCAVTGSGATQDKSPHVPRSPQQIADSAIDAAKAGAAVVHCHVRDPETGAPSRSLDLYREVTDLIRAADVDVVLNLTAGMGGDIVFGSTEAPFPVNKMATDMIGATERMAHIRECLPEICTLDCGTMNFAEADYVMTNTPGMLRAMGSMMTELGVKPEIEAFDTGHLWLAKQLVSEGTLASPALVQLCMGVPWGAPNDLNTLMAMVNAIPKDWTWSAFSLGRDQMPYAAAAVLAGGNVRVGLEDNLFLEKGVLATNAQLVEKAVNVIEGMGAKIAGPEAVRQKLGLTKRAPMVR from the coding sequence ATGCCTTTGCAGATGAACCGAGAGGTTTTTATCACGTGTGCGGTGACCGGCTCCGGCGCGACACAGGACAAGTCCCCCCACGTTCCGCGCAGCCCGCAACAAATCGCCGACAGCGCCATTGACGCCGCCAAGGCCGGAGCCGCGGTGGTGCATTGTCATGTACGCGATCCAGAAACTGGAGCCCCCTCGCGTAGTCTCGACCTTTATCGAGAGGTGACAGATTTGATCCGGGCTGCTGATGTCGACGTGGTGTTGAACCTGACAGCTGGCATGGGCGGCGATATTGTCTTCGGGTCCACCGAAGCGCCCTTCCCGGTCAACAAGATGGCCACTGACATGATCGGTGCCACGGAGCGCATGGCGCATATCCGCGAATGCCTTCCGGAGATCTGCACGCTGGACTGCGGCACCATGAACTTTGCCGAGGCAGACTATGTCATGACCAACACCCCGGGCATGCTGAGGGCGATGGGGTCGATGATGACCGAGCTTGGCGTGAAACCGGAAATCGAAGCCTTCGACACAGGCCACCTCTGGCTTGCCAAACAGCTCGTGAGTGAAGGCACGTTGGCCTCACCTGCCCTCGTCCAATTGTGCATGGGCGTTCCGTGGGGTGCGCCAAACGACCTCAATACGCTTATGGCCATGGTCAATGCGATCCCGAAAGACTGGACCTGGTCCGCTTTCAGCCTGGGGCGGGACCAGATGCCCTACGCCGCGGCTGCAGTTCTGGCAGGCGGGAACGTTCGTGTTGGACTGGAGGACAATCTGTTTCTTGAAAAGGGCGTGCTGGCAACCAACGCGCAGCTCGTCGAAAAGGCAGTCAATGTGATTGAGGGTATGGGCGCCAAGATCGCTGGTCCGGAGGCTGTGCGGCAAAAGCTCGGATTGACCAAACGCGCTCCAATGGTTCGTTGA
- a CDS encoding sarcosine oxidase subunit alpha family protein, translated as MSRVQGGLVDRSTNLSFTFDGKTYHGHPGDTLASALLANGVRLVGRSFKYHRPRGIFSAGSEEPNALVELRGGAFREPNTRATVTELFDGLVANSQNRVGSLDFDLMAVNDLFASFLSAGFYYKTFMWPRTFWEKFYEPVIRRAAGLGSLSMLPDPDTYDRGYLHPEVLIIGGGAAGLTAALTAARAGAQVVLADEDSRVGGRLLADGIALDDRPAEEWIAKTEAELASLPNIRILRRTTVFGAYDHGIYGAVERVSDHVADGNGRARQTLWRITAKRTILAAGATERHIPFRDNDRPGIMLSGAMRAYANRWAVTPQTGPKDQIAIFTNNDDGHRTAQALVGKGVSLAGVVDVRPEARSLGDYETFAGAVVTGTRGRLGLKSIQVSARGHSQWLRCAALGVSGGWNPNVHLASHHRGRPVWDDASLAFLPGEGGPSGMIPVGAVKGASSTKAALEDAAHAAVQVLEDLGRSADLPDLPSAADEAAGIAAYWHVHGKGRAFVDFQNDVTVKDIGLAHQENMRPVEHLKRWTTLGMATDQGKTANVTALAVMAELTGKTIPQIGTTIFRPPYTPVSLGVLGGGDTGADFRPRRLPPTHRWAEERGAIFVEVGQWMRAQYFPIAGETHWRQSVDREARAVRAGVGVCDVTSLGKIDVQGNDAGEFLNRIYANMMATLPVGKVRYGLMLREDGFAYDDGTCARLGESHYLVTTTTANAGLVYRQMEFARQCLWPDLDVQLISTTDAWAQIAVAGPKSRELLGRIVDDFDISNDAFPFMACRELTICDGLRARLFRISFSGELAYEIAVPARYGHALMARLMEVGEDLGVTPYGTEALGVLRIEKGHAAGAELNGQTTAAMIGLGRMVSAKKDSIGAIMSRREGLATEARRLVGLKPIKPKEQIPAGAHLFEEGAAWTMSTDQGWVTSSCYSPHLESYIALGFLENGDSRLGERLVAANPIEAQELAVEVVSAHFVDPEGGHLRD; from the coding sequence ATGAGCCGTGTTCAGGGCGGTCTCGTTGACCGAAGCACAAACTTGTCGTTCACCTTCGACGGCAAGACCTATCATGGTCATCCGGGAGACACGCTTGCCTCTGCATTGTTGGCCAATGGCGTGCGTCTGGTCGGTCGGAGCTTCAAGTACCATCGGCCGCGTGGCATTTTTTCTGCCGGGTCGGAAGAACCGAATGCATTGGTGGAACTTCGCGGCGGGGCCTTTCGTGAGCCGAACACGCGCGCAACGGTTACAGAACTCTTCGACGGGCTGGTGGCCAACAGTCAGAATCGAGTCGGATCGCTCGATTTCGATCTGATGGCGGTCAACGACCTCTTCGCCTCGTTCCTGTCGGCAGGTTTCTACTACAAGACCTTCATGTGGCCGAGGACGTTTTGGGAGAAGTTCTACGAACCAGTGATCCGCCGCGCGGCAGGCCTTGGAAGCCTAAGCATGCTTCCAGATCCCGACACGTATGATCGCGGCTATCTCCATCCAGAGGTGCTGATAATCGGTGGAGGAGCTGCAGGTTTGACCGCCGCGTTGACGGCAGCTCGAGCCGGCGCCCAAGTGGTCCTAGCTGATGAGGACAGCCGCGTCGGTGGGCGCCTTCTTGCCGACGGGATCGCTCTAGACGATCGACCAGCAGAAGAGTGGATTGCGAAAACGGAAGCAGAACTCGCGTCCTTGCCAAATATCCGTATCTTGAGGAGAACGACCGTCTTCGGTGCCTACGATCATGGGATCTACGGGGCCGTGGAACGGGTATCGGATCACGTTGCGGACGGTAATGGCCGCGCCCGGCAGACGCTATGGCGGATCACCGCCAAGCGCACAATCCTCGCAGCCGGTGCGACGGAGAGGCACATTCCTTTCCGGGACAACGATAGACCTGGCATCATGCTTTCAGGAGCTATGAGGGCCTATGCAAACCGGTGGGCGGTGACCCCGCAAACCGGACCGAAGGACCAAATAGCGATCTTCACCAACAATGATGACGGTCACAGGACAGCGCAAGCGCTCGTCGGCAAAGGCGTCTCGCTTGCAGGCGTTGTCGACGTGCGGCCAGAGGCCAGAAGCCTCGGAGACTACGAAACCTTCGCCGGCGCAGTTGTGACCGGAACCCGGGGGCGATTGGGACTGAAGTCCATTCAGGTGAGCGCGCGCGGCCACTCGCAGTGGCTGCGATGTGCGGCGCTCGGCGTTTCAGGCGGCTGGAATCCAAATGTCCACCTTGCCTCCCATCACCGCGGAAGACCTGTCTGGGACGACGCCAGCTTGGCTTTTCTGCCAGGTGAGGGTGGGCCCAGCGGAATGATACCGGTGGGCGCTGTCAAAGGTGCGTCGTCCACCAAGGCCGCCCTTGAGGACGCGGCCCATGCTGCCGTGCAAGTCCTGGAGGATCTCGGCCGGTCGGCGGACCTGCCAGACCTTCCATCTGCCGCGGACGAGGCGGCGGGCATCGCAGCTTACTGGCATGTGCACGGCAAGGGACGTGCCTTTGTCGACTTTCAGAACGATGTAACTGTCAAAGACATTGGTCTGGCACATCAGGAAAACATGCGACCTGTCGAGCACTTGAAGCGCTGGACCACGCTGGGCATGGCAACGGATCAGGGAAAGACGGCGAATGTCACCGCGCTGGCGGTGATGGCCGAACTGACCGGCAAGACGATCCCGCAAATCGGAACGACCATCTTCCGGCCACCTTATACGCCTGTCAGTCTCGGCGTTCTCGGCGGCGGCGATACGGGGGCAGACTTCCGCCCACGGCGCCTACCCCCGACCCATCGCTGGGCGGAAGAAAGAGGAGCGATCTTCGTCGAAGTCGGTCAATGGATGCGTGCCCAATATTTTCCGATTGCCGGCGAGACCCATTGGCGCCAAAGCGTGGATCGGGAAGCACGGGCAGTGCGTGCTGGTGTGGGTGTTTGTGATGTGACCTCACTCGGCAAAATCGATGTGCAAGGCAACGACGCGGGAGAATTTCTCAATCGGATCTACGCCAACATGATGGCAACCCTGCCGGTCGGCAAGGTCCGTTACGGACTGATGCTGCGTGAGGACGGTTTTGCGTATGACGACGGAACCTGCGCGCGCCTTGGCGAGAGCCACTATCTCGTGACGACGACCACGGCCAATGCAGGTCTGGTTTACCGCCAGATGGAGTTCGCCCGCCAATGCCTCTGGCCCGATCTCGATGTGCAGCTCATCTCAACAACCGATGCATGGGCGCAGATAGCGGTGGCTGGCCCGAAATCTCGCGAGCTTCTGGGCCGCATTGTCGATGATTTCGACATCTCCAACGACGCCTTTCCCTTCATGGCATGTAGGGAGTTGACCATTTGCGATGGCCTACGGGCGCGCCTTTTCCGCATCTCCTTCTCCGGAGAGCTGGCTTACGAAATAGCAGTACCGGCCCGCTATGGCCACGCTTTGATGGCACGTCTGATGGAAGTGGGGGAGGATCTGGGCGTGACGCCATACGGCACGGAGGCCCTGGGCGTTCTCAGAATCGAAAAAGGACATGCTGCGGGTGCCGAACTCAACGGTCAGACGACGGCGGCGATGATCGGGCTTGGCCGAATGGTATCGGCGAAGAAGGACAGCATCGGCGCCATTATGTCGCGCCGCGAAGGCCTTGCGACGGAGGCGCGTCGGCTTGTGGGCCTGAAGCCGATCAAGCCAAAAGAGCAGATTCCAGCGGGAGCGCATCTATTCGAGGAAGGTGCAGCTTGGACCATGTCGACGGACCAGGGCTGGGTCACCTCGTCCTGTTATTCGCCGCACCTGGAGAGCTACATCGCCCTCGGTTTCCTGGAAAACGGCGACAGCCGGTTGGGCGAAAGGCTGGTTGCTGCAAACCCGATTGAAGCGCAGGAGCTGGCGGTCGAGGTCGTCTCCGCCCACTTTGTTGATCCAGAAGGAGGGCACTTGCGTGACTGA